In one Candidatus Nomurabacteria bacterium genomic region, the following are encoded:
- a CDS encoding ribonucleotide-diphosphate reductase subunit beta yields MSPLFGACPMLTYRPFYRPFEYPQYFEFFQKQNQAHWLPIEVPMESDISDFRFKMTDEERNLVIQILRFFTQGDLEVNNNYNSHLIPAFPKPEIKMMLSAFAAMEGVHVWAYSYLNDSLGLPEKEYSAFLEYDSMRAKYEYIQGFDVDSVEDLAMNLAVFGAFMEGVSLFSSFAILMNFPRLGKMKGVGQIITWSIRDETLHSQGVCQLFRDLVNENKHIWTQDFRDKLYKACDDMVKLEDNFIDTCFSLGSVPGLKPEDVKQYIRYTADKKLHDLGLDKVYHVENPLQWLDVMVNAKEHANFFENRATEYAKGAVVADW; encoded by the coding sequence ATGAGCCCACTCTTTGGAGCTTGTCCGATGCTCACGTATCGGCCTTTCTACCGCCCATTCGAATACCCCCAATACTTCGAGTTCTTTCAAAAACAAAATCAAGCCCACTGGCTACCTATTGAGGTGCCTATGGAGTCTGATATTTCAGATTTTCGTTTTAAAATGACAGACGAAGAACGCAATCTCGTTATCCAGATTTTACGTTTCTTTACCCAAGGTGATCTTGAAGTAAACAATAACTACAACTCACATTTGATCCCAGCTTTTCCGAAGCCTGAAATCAAGATGATGCTCTCTGCCTTTGCCGCAATGGAAGGTGTGCACGTGTGGGCCTACTCGTATCTCAATGATTCGCTAGGATTACCAGAAAAAGAATACTCTGCATTTTTAGAATATGATTCTATGCGGGCAAAGTATGAATATATCCAAGGCTTTGACGTGGACAGTGTAGAAGATCTTGCTATGAATCTTGCTGTTTTTGGTGCCTTTATGGAGGGGGTCAGCCTTTTTTCTTCCTTTGCTATCCTCATGAACTTTCCTCGCTTGGGCAAAATGAAGGGCGTTGGACAAATCATTACCTGGAGCATTCGTGATGAAACGCTTCATAGCCAGGGCGTATGCCAACTCTTTCGTGATTTAGTCAACGAAAACAAACATATCTGGACGCAAGACTTTCGTGACAAACTCTATAAAGCCTGTGATGACATGGTAAAACTCGAAGATAACTTTATCGATACCTGCTTCTCACTTGGCTCGGTTCCAGGTCTTAAGCCTGAAGATGTAAAACAATATATCCGTTACACTGCCGACAAAAAACTTCATGACCTCGGTCTCGACAAGGTCTATCATGTCGAGAATCCGCTTCAATGGCTTGATGTGATGGTAAACGCCAAAGAACACGCAAACTTCTTCGAAAATCGTGCTACTGAATACGCCAAAGGCGCTGTGGTAGCTGACTGGTAA
- a CDS encoding phenylalanine--tRNA ligase subunit beta: MNLLTSYRWLREYVDLGKTTAEEFAERVSLSGPGVEQLIPQGKDLENIVIGKILRIEEHPKAQKLRLPIVDIGGRELTIVCGGTNIVEGQLVAVALVGASVRWHGEGELIVLEPIEIRGVKSEGMICAANEIGLFDAFPHGDGEILDLGKSIPELSVGLGTPLADALGLSDDTVMDIEVTTNRPDAMGMVGMAREASAILDADFTWKAPKLPSKIKVCEKLEVNVEEKELAPRYMAVRMDGVKVTDSPWWIKRLLLGAGVRPHNNVVDITNLIRLELGQPMHAFDAGKLVGDTLHIRKAKAGEKIAALDGITYELSETNLVIADDEQPQCIAGIMGGEHSAITTDTVSVIFEAATFDPVFTRRSARKLNVYSDSQKLFEKGLSTQAPEFARSLVPLRCVRSFVEEMFQAKSSTRWLTSINLKNSP, from the coding sequence ATGAACCTCCTCACTTCTTATCGCTGGTTGCGTGAATACGTTGACCTTGGCAAAACAACAGCTGAAGAATTCGCTGAACGCGTTTCGCTTTCTGGTCCGGGCGTAGAGCAGCTTATCCCTCAAGGCAAAGATCTTGAGAATATTGTTATTGGTAAAATTCTTCGCATCGAAGAGCATCCAAAAGCACAAAAATTACGCTTGCCGATTGTTGATATTGGTGGACGCGAACTCACCATTGTTTGCGGTGGTACCAATATCGTCGAAGGTCAGCTTGTTGCGGTGGCACTGGTTGGCGCAAGTGTGCGTTGGCACGGAGAAGGGGAGCTAATCGTGCTTGAACCAATCGAAATTCGCGGCGTAAAGAGCGAAGGGATGATTTGTGCGGCAAATGAGATTGGTTTATTTGACGCGTTTCCACACGGAGATGGAGAAATTTTAGATCTTGGTAAAAGCATCCCAGAATTATCTGTTGGACTTGGCACACCACTTGCTGATGCGCTTGGATTATCTGATGACACCGTCATGGACATCGAAGTTACGACCAATCGTCCTGATGCGATGGGAATGGTCGGTATGGCGCGTGAAGCATCTGCCATTTTAGACGCAGACTTCACCTGGAAAGCCCCAAAACTCCCATCAAAAATCAAAGTTTGCGAAAAGCTCGAAGTAAACGTCGAAGAAAAAGAGCTCGCACCTCGCTATATGGCGGTGCGTATGGATGGCGTAAAGGTCACCGACTCTCCATGGTGGATTAAACGTCTCCTGCTTGGTGCTGGAGTACGTCCACATAATAACGTCGTAGATATCACAAATTTGATTCGTCTTGAGCTTGGCCAACCGATGCATGCTTTTGATGCGGGCAAACTCGTTGGTGATACGCTTCACATTCGCAAAGCCAAAGCAGGAGAGAAGATCGCTGCACTTGATGGCATTACATACGAACTAAGCGAAACAAATCTTGTTATTGCTGATGATGAGCAACCTCAATGCATTGCAGGCATTATGGGTGGCGAACACTCTGCTATCACGACTGATACCGTGAGCGTTATTTTTGAAGCGGCAACATTTGATCCTGTCTTTACTCGTCGAAGTGCGCGTAAACTCAATGTCTACAGCGACTCGCAAAAACTTTTCGAAAAAGGCCTCTCAACACAAGCGCCAGAATTTGCGCGCTCGCTCGTGCCATTGAGATGTGTAAGGAGCTTTGTGGAGGAGATGTTTCAAGCGAAATCGTCGACAAGATGGCTCACGTCTATAAACCTCAAGAATTCTCCGTAA
- the typA gene encoding translational GTPase TypA codes for MLDIRNIAIIAHVDHGKTTLADALMKQSDTFKDAGLEGEAILDSNELERERGITILAKNIAVMYNGTKINIVDTPGHADFGGEVERIMSLVDGALLLVDAKEGPMPQTRFVLKKAIEAGHRIIVVINKIDKPEARLDWVLDQTFDLFVTLGASDAQADFPVVYASAKNGKAGLGMVLDEMTDIKPIFETVVKEIPAPDADENGPLQVSVANVSYDNYKGKMGIGRIVRGVFRPGPVTWINRAGVKAPAKITNLFSFMGLGKVEIQEAKAGDIVSFAGIPELNIGETVADVANPEALPVIKIEEPTVKMTFGVNTSPFAGQEGKFTTSRNIKDRLTRELQNDVALSVDPGNGDASFIVSGRGELHLSILIEKMRREGFELQVSRPQVIFKEEGGQKLEPFEEVSIECPEVYSGAAIEKMGRRKGEMKDMRVENGIAYLQFEIPTRGLIGYRTEFMMDTRGQGIINTLFLGYKPFVGSIDAAPHGSLISHETGETTAYGLIAAQERGIMFVKPATKVYEGMVVGQNAKAEDIAVNVCRQKALTNMRSAGSGVADGLNAPRDMSLEEALEYLGEDELLEVTPENLRIRKTYLKEFERKRDQQSRG; via the coding sequence ATGTTAGACATCCGAAATATTGCGATTATCGCCCACGTTGACCACGGTAAAACAACCCTCGCCGACGCCCTCATGAAACAGTCAGATACTTTTAAAGACGCAGGTCTTGAAGGTGAGGCTATTCTTGATTCTAATGAACTCGAACGTGAGCGTGGTATTACCATTCTCGCAAAGAACATTGCCGTTATGTACAACGGCACAAAGATTAATATTGTTGACACTCCAGGTCACGCGGACTTTGGTGGTGAAGTAGAACGTATCATGAGCCTTGTAGACGGCGCTCTTTTGCTTGTTGATGCAAAAGAAGGTCCAATGCCTCAAACGCGCTTTGTATTAAAGAAGGCGATCGAAGCAGGTCATCGCATTATCGTTGTTATTAACAAGATTGATAAACCAGAAGCTCGTCTTGATTGGGTACTTGATCAAACATTTGATCTTTTCGTTACCCTTGGCGCTTCTGACGCGCAAGCTGACTTCCCAGTTGTTTACGCATCCGCAAAAAACGGTAAAGCCGGTCTAGGCATGGTTCTTGATGAAATGACTGATATCAAACCTATTTTTGAAACGGTTGTAAAAGAAATCCCTGCACCAGACGCAGACGAAAATGGCCCACTTCAAGTGTCCGTAGCGAATGTAAGCTACGACAACTATAAAGGTAAGATGGGTATTGGTCGTATTGTTCGTGGCGTTTTTCGTCCTGGTCCTGTTACTTGGATCAATCGCGCGGGTGTAAAAGCTCCTGCAAAAATCACCAACCTTTTTAGCTTTATGGGTCTTGGTAAAGTTGAAATCCAAGAAGCAAAGGCGGGGGACATTGTGTCATTTGCAGGTATTCCTGAACTTAATATCGGTGAGACTGTTGCCGATGTTGCGAACCCAGAAGCACTACCTGTTATTAAGATCGAAGAACCAACCGTCAAAATGACCTTTGGTGTAAATACTTCACCATTTGCTGGTCAAGAAGGTAAATTTACCACCTCACGTAATATCAAAGATCGCTTAACTCGCGAGCTACAAAACGACGTTGCTTTAAGCGTTGATCCTGGTAACGGTGATGCGAGCTTTATTGTCTCCGGTCGTGGTGAGCTTCATCTCTCTATTTTGATCGAAAAAATGCGTCGCGAAGGCTTTGAGCTCCAGGTATCCCGTCCTCAAGTTATTTTTAAAGAAGAAGGCGGTCAAAAGCTCGAACCATTTGAAGAAGTTTCTATCGAGTGTCCAGAGGTTTACAGCGGTGCAGCCATCGAAAAGATGGGTCGTCGCAAAGGTGAAATGAAAGACATGCGTGTTGAAAATGGTATTGCTTATCTCCAATTTGAAATCCCAACTCGTGGTCTTATTGGTTACCGTACCGAATTTATGATGGACACACGTGGACAAGGTATTATTAATACACTTTTCCTTGGCTACAAACCGTTTGTTGGTAGCATTGATGCTGCACCTCATGGCTCACTTATCTCTCATGAGACAGGCGAAACAACGGCTTACGGACTTATCGCCGCTCAAGAGCGCGGTATCATGTTTGTAAAACCTGCCACAAAAGTCTACGAAGGTATGGTGGTTGGCCAAAATGCCAAAGCAGAAGACATTGCTGTAAACGTCTGTCGTCAAAAAGCCCTTACCAATATGCGTTCTGCAGGTTCTGGTGTTGCCGATGGTCTCAATGCTCCACGTGACATGAGTCTCGAAGAAGCACTTGAATACCTTGGTGAAGACGAACTCCTCGAAGTCACCCCAGAAAATCTTCGCATTCGTAAAACCTACTTAAAAGAATTTGAACGCAAACGCGATCAACAATCTCGCGGTTAA
- a CDS encoding MBL fold metallo-hydrolase, with protein sequence MRITFFGASREVTGSCYLVESAKGKILIDCGMFQGCKLCGAQNFADFPFNASEIDAVCITHAHLDHTGRIPKLMKAGFRGKVYATPPSVKLASLVLEDAYKIMDSDYRREYRPKLYEEEDIARALKSFVGVEYLKPITIKDLTITFKDAGHIFGSSFIEVREKNGGSAAFSGDLGNDGAQILKETNALGAVDALIIESTYGNRIHEDEKTRESKLRTVIERTIKQKGVLIIPAFAIERTQQLLYEMNHLVENRIIPRVDTYLDSPMAIKATDIVKEYPQYYDQEAFKLVASGDDMFDFPGLTLALTKDESKLINSAPKPKIIISGSGMMNGGRVLHHLIRYLSSPSTTVLIIGYQAEGTLGRQLYHGDKSVEIYGERVSVKAKIESIGAYSAHADQNKLVSWVANAEAKPKRIFCTHGEEGAAIALATRLQKELGIISDAPRYGDSFTV encoded by the coding sequence ATGCGGATAACTTTTTTTGGCGCCTCACGTGAAGTCACTGGCTCTTGTTACCTTGTAGAAAGCGCAAAAGGCAAAATCCTTATTGATTGCGGGATGTTTCAAGGCTGTAAACTCTGCGGAGCGCAAAACTTTGCTGACTTTCCTTTTAATGCCTCAGAAATCGATGCGGTTTGCATCACTCATGCGCATTTAGATCATACTGGCCGTATCCCAAAGCTTATGAAGGCCGGTTTTCGCGGTAAAGTATATGCGACACCTCCATCAGTAAAACTAGCCTCTCTTGTATTAGAAGACGCCTACAAAATCATGGATTCGGATTATCGACGCGAATATCGACCAAAGCTCTACGAAGAAGAGGATATTGCGAGAGCTCTCAAAAGCTTCGTTGGCGTTGAGTATTTAAAACCTATTACCATCAAAGACCTCACTATTACCTTTAAAGACGCGGGTCATATTTTTGGTAGTTCATTTATCGAAGTACGCGAGAAAAATGGAGGGTCAGCTGCTTTTTCGGGCGACCTAGGCAATGACGGTGCACAGATTTTAAAAGAAACAAATGCCCTAGGCGCTGTAGATGCACTTATCATTGAATCCACCTATGGCAATCGTATCCATGAAGACGAGAAGACAAGGGAGTCTAAATTAAGAACGGTCATTGAAAGAACAATAAAACAAAAAGGCGTTCTTATTATCCCAGCATTTGCGATCGAACGCACCCAGCAATTACTCTATGAGATGAATCATCTTGTCGAAAATCGCATTATCCCACGCGTGGATACCTATTTAGATAGCCCAATGGCCATTAAAGCGACCGACATCGTAAAAGAGTACCCACAATATTACGATCAAGAAGCATTTAAACTTGTCGCAAGTGGTGACGATATGTTTGATTTTCCGGGCTTAACACTCGCACTAACAAAAGACGAATCCAAGCTTATTAACTCTGCACCAAAACCAAAGATTATCATCTCTGGCTCTGGCATGATGAATGGCGGCCGAGTATTACATCACTTGATTCGTTATTTGAGCAGTCCATCAACGACGGTATTAATTATTGGCTATCAAGCCGAAGGTACGCTAGGCAGACAACTCTATCACGGAGACAAGTCAGTAGAGATTTATGGGGAGCGGGTAAGTGTAAAAGCAAAGATCGAAAGTATTGGGGCGTATAGTGCTCACGCCGATCAAAATAAACTTGTGAGCTGGGTAGCAAATGCTGAGGCAAAACCTAAGCGTATTTTCTGCACCCATGGAGAAGAGGGCGCGGCAATAGCCCTCGCGACGCGTTTACAAAAAGAACTTGGTATTATTAGTGACGCGCCACGTTATGGTGATAGCTTTACCGTATGA
- a CDS encoding pentapeptide repeat-containing protein produces the protein MGQRGSKYEFYFNLLDQGVPAWNTWRKDHPDKIIDLSGANLNYLDLSKVNFSKVNLDNARFQGTNFRDADFQLSSLRFVNIYRCTLDGANFYGVKSSFVTIVDTSLATVQGKEFLNGALCRTSRSSML, from the coding sequence ATGGGCCAACGAGGCAGTAAATATGAGTTTTACTTTAACTTGCTCGACCAAGGAGTTCCTGCCTGGAATACCTGGCGCAAAGATCATCCAGACAAGATTATTGATCTATCTGGGGCAAATCTTAACTACCTAGATCTAAGCAAGGTAAACTTCTCAAAAGTGAACCTCGACAATGCACGTTTTCAAGGTACAAACTTTAGAGATGCTGACTTTCAGCTATCATCGTTACGTTTCGTCAATATCTATCGCTGTACGCTTGATGGTGCAAATTTTTATGGCGTTAAGTCGTCTTTTGTCACTATTGTTGATACTTCACTTGCTACTGTTCAAGGCAAAGAATTTCTCAATGGTGCACTTTGTCGAACGTCACGTTCTTCTATGCTTTAA
- the dnaE gene encoding DNA polymerase III subunit alpha, with protein sequence MADQIPQEAEIKPRSPFVQLHAHSMYSLSDAMGSPDDIVKHALSLGYDALALTDHNGLYSAIEFYESGKKHGLKTIVGVEVNVAPNKHTDKRAGIDQHTTHLTLLAETNEGYHNLLRLVSISNIDGFYYRPRVDKELLKKHNEGIIALSGCLKGEIPKAIHMHDEEKALKSVEEFKEIFRPDCFFIELIHHPESPTQNEVNEGLIALAKKTDLPVVATRNVHYLVEEDREAQDVLCCIHDGKILDDPRRSTMSSLDLSMCPPEYMVEAFVDLPEAIENTRKIADRCNVEIELGVNHLPKFDVPEGETEFTQLKKLCEIGLLERYPDPEQLVKAKERLTFELETIERMGFAAYFLIVADYINWAKDHDVIVGPGRGSAAGSIVAYALKITNLDPLYYGLLFERFLNPDRISMPDIDTDFDDVKRKDVIEYVTQKYGADRVAGIITFGTMAARAAVRDVGRVLDMPYADVDKVAKAIPPPQQGRHIPLKVSKEEAPELRDMYQNDPRIKRLIDLAIRLEGTTRHASQHACGIVIAPEALSELSPLQKAQGGDVDQVVQYANHSAEVTGLLKMDFLGLSNLSVIRDCLEITEAVYGDVIDINEIPLDDPKTYELLGKGETTGVFQLESDGMKKYIRELRPSVIEDIIAMVALYRPGPMQFIESFINRKHGREKVTFMHELTKSALQNTYGIPVYQEQVMQVAKDMAGFTPGEADTLRKAMGKKIAKLMAELRVKFIEGSIKKGVEAKTAEAIFTQFEEFAAYGFNKSHAACYALIAYQTAYLKAHYPDAFMAALLNSDINNIDRITIEVEECKRMNMPVLPPDVNESFARFAVVKGKNSLRFGLAAVKGLGEDISEAIIKKKKPMDHLKISRTLLRAWIHLV encoded by the coding sequence ATGGCTGACCAAATCCCTCAAGAGGCTGAAATAAAGCCTCGTTCTCCATTTGTGCAGCTTCATGCGCATTCGATGTATTCATTATCTGATGCTATGGGGAGTCCTGATGACATCGTAAAGCATGCCCTAAGCCTTGGATACGATGCACTAGCTCTTACCGATCACAATGGACTTTATTCTGCGATCGAATTTTACGAGTCAGGCAAAAAGCACGGTCTCAAAACCATTGTTGGCGTAGAGGTTAATGTCGCACCAAATAAACATACGGATAAACGCGCTGGTATTGATCAACATACCACGCATCTCACTTTACTCGCAGAAACCAATGAGGGGTATCACAATCTTTTGCGTTTAGTTTCTATTTCAAATATCGATGGTTTTTACTATCGTCCACGTGTTGATAAAGAGCTTTTAAAAAAACACAACGAAGGCATCATTGCATTGTCGGGTTGTCTCAAGGGCGAAATCCCAAAAGCAATCCACATGCATGACGAAGAAAAAGCGCTTAAGTCTGTTGAGGAGTTTAAAGAGATCTTTCGTCCAGATTGTTTTTTTATCGAACTCATTCATCATCCAGAGTCTCCAACACAAAATGAAGTCAATGAAGGACTTATTGCTTTAGCCAAAAAAACCGATCTCCCCGTTGTTGCAACGCGTAATGTTCATTATCTGGTAGAAGAAGACCGCGAAGCACAAGATGTTTTATGCTGTATTCACGATGGTAAAATCTTGGATGATCCACGTCGTTCTACCATGTCGAGCCTTGATCTCTCGATGTGTCCACCCGAATACATGGTGGAGGCATTTGTAGATTTACCAGAGGCCATCGAAAATACACGAAAGATTGCTGATCGTTGCAATGTCGAAATTGAACTTGGGGTAAACCACTTGCCTAAGTTTGATGTTCCAGAAGGGGAGACGGAGTTTACTCAATTAAAAAAACTTTGTGAGATTGGCCTTCTTGAACGTTATCCGGATCCTGAGCAACTCGTAAAAGCAAAAGAACGTCTTACCTTTGAGCTTGAGACGATTGAGCGCATGGGTTTTGCTGCCTACTTTTTGATTGTAGCGGACTATATTAACTGGGCAAAAGACCACGATGTGATTGTAGGGCCCGGCCGTGGATCAGCCGCAGGCTCCATTGTTGCCTATGCGCTAAAAATCACAAACCTAGATCCGCTCTATTACGGATTACTCTTTGAGCGTTTTTTAAATCCGGATCGTATCTCAATGCCTGATATTGATACCGATTTTGATGATGTAAAACGTAAAGATGTTATTGAGTATGTGACACAAAAATACGGAGCTGACCGTGTAGCGGGTATTATTACTTTTGGTACTATGGCGGCTCGTGCTGCTGTGCGTGATGTGGGTCGTGTATTAGACATGCCTTATGCTGATGTCGATAAAGTAGCTAAAGCGATTCCGCCACCTCAACAAGGTAGACATATCCCATTAAAAGTCTCTAAAGAAGAAGCGCCGGAGTTGCGTGACATGTACCAAAACGATCCACGTATTAAGCGTTTGATCGATTTAGCGATTCGTCTCGAAGGTACAACACGCCATGCCTCACAGCATGCCTGTGGCATTGTGATTGCTCCTGAGGCGCTCTCTGAACTCTCCCCACTCCAAAAGGCACAGGGTGGTGATGTTGATCAGGTTGTGCAATATGCCAACCATTCCGCCGAAGTGACAGGATTATTAAAGATGGATTTTTTGGGTCTCTCTAACTTATCAGTCATCCGTGATTGTCTTGAGATTACAGAGGCGGTTTATGGTGACGTGATTGATATTAACGAGATACCACTTGATGATCCAAAAACGTACGAGCTATTAGGAAAAGGGGAGACGACTGGTGTTTTTCAACTCGAGTCAGATGGCATGAAAAAGTATATCCGTGAATTACGTCCATCTGTCATCGAAGATATTATCGCTATGGTGGCGCTGTATCGTCCTGGTCCGATGCAATTTATCGAATCCTTTATTAATCGTAAGCATGGACGCGAAAAGGTGACCTTCATGCATGAGCTCACCAAAAGCGCCCTTCAAAACACCTATGGTATTCCGGTGTATCAAGAGCAAGTGATGCAAGTGGCCAAAGACATGGCCGGTTTTACTCCTGGAGAAGCTGACACCCTCCGTAAAGCGATGGGTAAGAAGATCGCAAAACTCATGGCCGAGCTACGCGTAAAGTTTATCGAAGGCTCCATCAAAAAAGGCGTGGAGGCAAAAACAGCTGAGGCGATTTTTACCCAGTTTGAAGAGTTTGCTGCCTATGGCTTTAATAAGTCACATGCGGCTTGTTATGCATTGATTGCTTATCAAACAGCCTATTTAAAAGCGCATTATCCAGATGCATTTATGGCGGCGCTCTTAAATAGCGACATTAACAATATTGATCGTATTACGATCGAGGTCGAGGAGTGTAAGCGCATGAATATGCCGGTATTACCACCGGATGTAAATGAATCATTCGCGCGCTTTGCCGTTGTTAAGGGCAAAAACTCGCTTCGCTTTGGTCTTGCTGCGGTAAAAGGGCTCGGTGAAGATATTTCTGAAGCAATCATCAAGAAGAAAAAACCAATGGATCATTTAAAGATCTCGAGGACTTTGTTACGCGCATGGATCCATTTGGTTTAA
- a CDS encoding ribonuclease H-like domain-containing protein, with the protein MSTRNEVVLDIETRNTFQDVGAYNPSLLKISLIGCYFYETDTYESFLEEDLPKLWPRLERADRIIGYNLIGFDYPCMQQYYSGDIMKLPTVDVLVEIEKSLGFRVKLDDVAQATLGVGKSGHGLMAVEYWKKGEIDKLRDYCLQDVKVTKDVYEHAMEKGFIAVNNRQGQRMEVKLTIKPVEAVPRQTINLSLGL; encoded by the coding sequence ATGTCTACAAGAAATGAAGTTGTTTTAGATATCGAGACTCGTAATACGTTTCAAGACGTAGGTGCTTATAATCCTTCCTTATTAAAAATATCCCTTATTGGGTGTTATTTTTACGAAACGGACACCTATGAGTCTTTCTTAGAGGAGGACTTACCAAAGCTTTGGCCAAGACTCGAACGCGCTGACCGCATTATTGGCTATAATCTCATAGGATTCGATTACCCCTGTATGCAGCAATATTACTCGGGAGACATCATGAAGCTACCCACGGTTGATGTCTTGGTAGAAATCGAAAAGTCCTTAGGCTTTAGAGTAAAGCTCGATGATGTTGCACAAGCAACACTCGGAGTAGGGAAGTCAGGCCACGGTCTCATGGCCGTTGAATACTGGAAAAAAGGAGAGATAGACAAGCTCCGAGACTATTGTCTTCAAGATGTAAAAGTAACCAAGGATGTTTACGAACATGCCATGGAAAAAGGTTTTATCGCGGTAAATAACCGACAGGGACAAAGAATGGAAGTAAAACTCACCATCAAACCCGTTGAAGCTGTGCCAAGACAAACCATCAATCTATCCCTTGGTCTCTAA